One genomic segment of [Phormidium] sp. ETS-05 includes these proteins:
- a CDS encoding endonuclease/exonuclease/phosphatase family protein, protein MTNRLVTINIRYDKPDPGIFAWSVRLKAVAELLGDLAPDLIGTQEVTPHQLEDLQHILPAYRYIGADRNGNGTGEYGAIFYHPERMQCLAAGDFWLSGQPDRPGSISPEWGNPLPRMLTWGLFTDVVNGRKLALFNTHLDYQSARSRQLSAQLICQQMAKIAPEDAYILLTGDFNDSPLSATRHTFGQPLSNGVQLQDALSRMPQSQQMTFHDFRGRAFAAIDSIYYDRRLHLRAVKIDSRQFQGLWPSDHFAVVADFD, encoded by the coding sequence ATGACTAATAGACTGGTGACAATAAATATCCGGTACGATAAACCTGACCCAGGGATTTTTGCTTGGAGCGTGCGACTAAAGGCCGTGGCGGAACTTCTTGGGGATTTAGCACCGGACCTGATTGGGACTCAGGAGGTAACGCCACACCAGCTAGAAGATTTACAGCACATCCTCCCGGCTTACCGTTACATCGGAGCAGACCGCAATGGTAATGGGACTGGGGAATATGGCGCGATTTTTTATCACCCAGAGCGGATGCAATGTTTGGCGGCGGGAGATTTTTGGCTTTCTGGGCAGCCCGATCGTCCGGGGAGCATTTCGCCGGAGTGGGGCAACCCTTTACCTCGGATGTTGACTTGGGGTTTGTTTACTGATGTGGTTAATGGCCGTAAGTTGGCGCTGTTCAATACCCATTTAGATTATCAAAGTGCCCGATCGCGCCAATTGAGCGCCCAACTGATTTGTCAGCAGATGGCTAAAATTGCGCCAGAGGATGCCTATATCCTGTTGACTGGGGATTTTAATGATAGTCCTCTTAGTGCTACTCGCCATACTTTTGGCCAACCCCTGAGTAATGGCGTCCAGTTGCAAGATGCCCTCTCCAGGATGCCCCAAAGCCAGCAGATGACGTTTCACGATTTCCGGGGTCGTGCTTTTGCCGCGATCGACAGTATTTATTACGATCGGCGGCTGCATCTGCGGGCAGTTAAAATTGACTCCCGCCAATTCCAAGGGCTCTGGCCTTCTGACCATTTCGCTGTTGTGGCCGATTTTGATTGA
- the argF gene encoding ornithine carbamoyltransferase, whose translation MEGLKGRDFLGLADLTPSEVKQLLDLAAQMKAQKVNPRCEKVLGLVFYKASTRTRVSFSVAMYQLGGQVIDLNPSVSQVSRGEPLPDTARVLDRYLDVLAVRTFAQADVETFARYCKIPVINALTDLEHPCQALADLMTVQECFGDFSGLTLSYLGDGNNVAHSLLLGCAMVGMNVRVATPDGYEPNPEIVNRAIALSGGSTEVTVTSDPIAAAKGAHVLYTDVWASMGQEQEAGSRIPVFQPYQLRDELLKYADSDAIVLHCLPAHRGEEISDEVIEGSQSRVWDQAENRMHAQKALLASVLGAAI comes from the coding sequence ATGGAAGGATTGAAAGGACGGGATTTTTTAGGTTTGGCGGATTTAACGCCTTCTGAAGTAAAACAGCTCCTGGATTTGGCTGCCCAGATGAAGGCGCAGAAGGTCAATCCTCGGTGTGAGAAGGTACTGGGGTTGGTGTTTTACAAGGCTTCCACCCGGACGCGGGTGAGTTTTTCTGTGGCGATGTACCAGCTCGGAGGTCAGGTTATCGACCTTAACCCCAGTGTCTCTCAGGTGAGTCGGGGGGAACCGCTCCCAGATACGGCGCGAGTTTTGGACCGCTATCTGGATGTGCTGGCGGTGCGGACTTTTGCCCAGGCGGATGTGGAGACTTTTGCTCGCTATTGTAAAATACCGGTGATTAATGCTTTGACGGACCTGGAGCATCCTTGTCAGGCGTTGGCTGATTTGATGACGGTGCAGGAGTGCTTTGGTGATTTTTCCGGGTTGACTTTGAGTTATCTCGGGGATGGGAATAATGTGGCTCACTCTCTTTTGCTCGGTTGTGCTATGGTGGGGATGAATGTGCGGGTGGCGACTCCTGATGGCTATGAACCGAATCCGGAAATTGTGAACCGGGCGATCGCTCTGAGTGGCGGTAGTACGGAGGTAACGGTGACTTCAGACCCGATCGCTGCCGCCAAGGGTGCCCATGTCCTTTACACCGATGTTTGGGCGAGCATGGGCCAAGAGCAGGAGGCGGGAAGCCGCATCCCGGTTTTTCAGCCCTACCAGCTCCGGGACGAACTTTTAAAGTATGCTGATAGTGATGCGATCGTGTTGCACTGTTTACCAGCACATCGCGGGGAAGAAATCAGCGATGAAGTAATTGAGGGCTCCCAGTCCCGGGTCTGGGATCAAGCCGAAAACCGGATGCACGCCCAAAAAGCTTTGCTCGCTAGCGTGCTAGGAGCTGCGATCTAA
- the dacB gene encoding D-alanyl-D-alanine carboxypeptidase/D-alanyl-D-alanine-endopeptidase, which translates to MSKNANRNLFLLCALVMNVAATSVLGAFAQSSPSAASGVCASQVGASIDQILQQPENRRSRFGVLVETLGGNMLYSNSHLSYFTPASTTKLLTTAAALEAIGPDYRLRTSVYGTLNGTTAPQIRLVGSSDPTINAAKLQTLAQQLAARGIKRVDRLIVQEAGFTGPTINPTWQWEDIQSGYGAPVNSLIYNQNAVDIMLWPTEIGQPLKITWANPEEAGNWRIENTSKTVAPDQPEFVEVGRDFREQVLKVSGQLRFGSEPEDAAVAVVNPDSNFLRHFRAALQREGITVGTATVSTTDVAATPGEIELAAVESPTLAELVTTTNQTSNNLYAEVLLRLLGVNGDRNQTAASTAIAGVQAAKTTLWRLGVDPQSYFMQDGSGLSRQNLVSPQALVETLRGMARSEHAAIYRAGLPTSGVSGVQAKTGGMTGVSGLAGYVEAAAYEPLAFAIIVNNSERSGADRRKIINEIVLLLSRLRRC; encoded by the coding sequence ATGAGCAAAAACGCTAATCGAAACCTCTTTCTCCTCTGTGCCTTGGTGATGAACGTCGCCGCCACATCAGTTTTGGGGGCTTTTGCCCAATCGTCGCCATCTGCTGCCTCTGGAGTATGTGCCAGCCAGGTGGGAGCATCGATAGACCAGATCTTGCAGCAGCCAGAAAATAGACGATCGCGCTTTGGCGTCCTCGTCGAAACCCTGGGCGGCAATATGCTCTATAGCAACTCGCATTTATCCTATTTTACCCCCGCCTCCACCACTAAGTTGCTCACCACCGCCGCCGCATTAGAAGCGATCGGGCCAGATTATAGACTGCGCACCTCCGTATATGGCACCCTCAACGGCACCACCGCCCCCCAGATCCGCTTAGTGGGCAGCTCCGACCCCACCATCAACGCCGCCAAACTGCAAACCCTCGCCCAACAGTTAGCCGCCAGAGGGATAAAGCGGGTCGATCGGCTCATAGTCCAAGAAGCCGGATTTACCGGCCCAACCATCAACCCAACCTGGCAATGGGAAGACATCCAATCCGGCTACGGCGCCCCAGTCAACAGCCTAATCTACAATCAAAACGCCGTTGACATCATGCTTTGGCCCACAGAAATCGGCCAACCCCTAAAAATTACCTGGGCGAACCCAGAAGAAGCAGGCAACTGGCGCATAGAAAACACATCAAAAACAGTGGCACCAGACCAGCCAGAATTTGTAGAAGTGGGGCGAGACTTTCGAGAGCAGGTGTTAAAAGTCAGCGGTCAATTGCGGTTTGGCTCCGAACCAGAAGACGCCGCCGTGGCAGTAGTGAATCCCGACTCAAACTTTCTTAGGCATTTTCGAGCCGCTCTGCAACGAGAAGGAATCACCGTAGGAACTGCTACAGTCTCCACCACTGATGTAGCAGCCACTCCCGGAGAAATAGAACTTGCCGCCGTGGAATCTCCCACCTTAGCGGAGCTAGTCACAACTACCAACCAAACTAGCAACAATCTTTATGCGGAGGTTTTATTGCGACTATTAGGCGTCAACGGTGATCGCAACCAGACAGCCGCATCTACAGCAATAGCTGGAGTACAAGCGGCCAAAACTACGCTCTGGAGATTGGGAGTTGACCCACAGAGTTATTTTATGCAAGACGGCTCCGGTTTGTCGCGGCAAAACTTGGTCAGTCCCCAAGCCTTGGTAGAAACTCTCCGAGGGATGGCACGATCGGAGCATGCAGCCATCTACCGAGCGGGGTTGCCCACTTCTGGGGTTTCCGGGGTGCAAGCGAAAACTGGGGGGATGACTGGGGTTTCTGGGTTGGCGGGTTATGTGGAAGCTGCGGCATATGAACCCCTAGCGTTCGCTATCATCGTGAATAACTCCGAGCGATCGGGAGCCGATCGACGAAAAATTATCAACGAAATCGTCTTGTTGCTCTCCCGACTCCGCCGTTGCTAA
- a CDS encoding PAS domain S-box protein, translating to MTKDKGQVTKDKGQMKILIWVKKKNVREKIASILSSQYTLIGPEAVGLADGGAGAEAISPTEPLFKTMPSVFSSTQRSADSDAMLTRGVSTFADLEADLWRGDGGEASLTDRALLNLPELPVFAEFICIIADINIIKILAQHQKYLANKWPLVLIVSNSQELEEIDGGSDYYITEIVRTPIQKKELLWRIERIRHTWQENRQVEFHISEESIGIDGTFCPPVSPSPVLTSSPVLQSVAASEVESITQNQYLFRSLVEGIRDYAIFMLDTFGRVATWNTGARRILWYEAREILGQHFSCFYPEEDIKTGKPGQELQLVATAGQCEDEGWRRRADGTYFWANMTITALQDEKGAKLGFSAIIHDLSDRATIESELCSLNRALSTICSCHQAIVRAETETQLLQDICQLIVQIGKYPLAWVGLVPSSPESPTPMHCAAYASTLGDETKRDKIALELIANSSESAYNALFTASPSIIQNSSTNRSPLLATPPGGSALVGATSGKDKDGDATSLDLSSKSSLICLPLCHTGGLIESGDLLGPPDQGTREPPDQGTREPGDHRTREPGNQGTTGPGDQETTRPGPGTTRPGTRTTRPGTHQKIPGVSQSPRLPVTPSPHPPIPPSLPPRRRCQREALRRGSPLARCRVGVASAKRLGGGHPVPPSPSCLGVLTIYATVAEAFDPQEIELLSELASDLAYGILALRTRDRSLQTEAALRESEERYRQLVEMLPDTILIHQQGHIEYINPAGVQLLGLNSPILPPPPRTELQTHPHWGRIRTLWRTRAGNYQKS from the coding sequence GTGACAAAGGACAAAGGACAAGTGACAAAGGACAAAGGACAAATGAAAATCTTAATTTGGGTAAAGAAAAAAAATGTTAGAGAAAAAATAGCTAGCATTTTAAGCAGCCAATATACTCTAATAGGACCGGAGGCAGTTGGTTTGGCCGATGGCGGCGCGGGCGCCGAAGCTATCAGCCCCACAGAGCCTTTGTTTAAGACCATGCCATCTGTTTTCAGCAGCACACAGAGGTCAGCCGACAGCGACGCGATGCTGACGCGAGGTGTTTCTACTTTCGCCGATTTAGAGGCTGACCTTTGGAGAGGGGACGGGGGTGAGGCTTCGCTAACCGATCGCGCTCTTTTGAACCTCCCCGAGTTACCGGTTTTCGCTGAATTTATCTGTATAATTGCAGATATTAATATTATTAAAATATTGGCTCAACACCAAAAATATCTAGCCAATAAATGGCCGTTAGTATTAATCGTCAGTAACTCTCAAGAACTGGAAGAAATAGATGGAGGATCAGATTATTATATTACCGAAATAGTGCGAACGCCAATCCAGAAAAAAGAGTTGTTATGGAGAATAGAAAGGATTCGGCACACATGGCAAGAAAATCGTCAAGTTGAATTCCATATATCAGAAGAGTCAATAGGGATTGATGGGACTTTTTGTCCCCCCGTCTCCCCCTCCCCCGTTCTTACCAGTAGCCCGGTTCTTCAGTCCGTGGCCGCCAGCGAGGTAGAATCAATCACACAGAATCAATACCTGTTCCGCAGCCTCGTAGAAGGAATCCGAGATTATGCGATTTTCATGCTGGACACGTTCGGGAGAGTGGCGACTTGGAACACTGGGGCTCGGAGGATTTTATGGTATGAGGCGAGAGAAATCCTAGGGCAACACTTTTCTTGCTTTTATCCCGAGGAGGACATTAAAACCGGTAAACCAGGGCAAGAATTGCAGCTAGTGGCCACGGCGGGACAATGCGAAGATGAAGGGTGGCGACGGCGTGCCGATGGCACGTACTTTTGGGCAAATATGACCATTACGGCATTACAGGATGAAAAAGGGGCCAAGTTGGGTTTTTCGGCGATCATCCATGATTTGAGCGATCGAGCCACCATCGAATCCGAACTCTGCTCCCTCAACCGGGCCCTTTCCACCATCTGTTCTTGTCACCAAGCGATCGTCCGCGCCGAAACCGAAACCCAACTGCTTCAAGACATCTGCCAACTCATCGTCCAAATTGGCAAATACCCCCTTGCCTGGGTAGGCTTAGTCCCCTCCTCTCCTGAGTCTCCAACCCCAATGCATTGCGCTGCTTACGCCAGCACATTAGGTGACGAGACCAAACGTGATAAAATCGCACTCGAGCTGATTGCCAATAGCAGCGAATCAGCTTACAACGCACTCTTTACCGCCAGTCCCTCCATCATCCAAAACAGCAGCACCAACCGATCGCCCCTCTTAGCGACGCCTCCTGGAGGTTCGGCTCTGGTGGGGGCCACCTCTGGAAAGGACAAAGATGGTGACGCCACATCTTTAGACTTGAGCAGCAAATCATCTTTAATTTGCTTGCCCCTGTGTCATACAGGCGGACTGATCGAGTCGGGAGACCTTTTGGGGCCACCGGACCAGGGAACCAGGGAACCACCGGACCAGGGAACCAGGGAACCAGGGGACCACCGGACCAGGGAACCAGGGAACCAGGGGACCACCGGACCAGGAGACCAGGAGACCACCAGACCAGGACCAGGGACCACCAGACCAGGGACCAGGACCACCAGACCAGGGACACACCAGAAAATACCAGGAGTCTCCCAGTCACCCCGTCTCCCAGTCACCCCGTCACCCCATCCCCCCATCCCCCCTAGCCTGCCCCCGCGTAGGCGTTGCCAGCGCGAAGCGCTTAGGCGGGGGTCACCCCTAGCCCGCTGCCGCGTAGGCGTTGCCAGCGCGAAGCGCTTAGGCGGGGGTCACCCCGTCCCCCCCTCCCCCTCCTGCCTTGGCGTGTTAACAATTTACGCTACGGTAGCAGAAGCATTCGACCCCCAGGAAATTGAACTCCTGAGCGAACTCGCCTCGGATTTGGCATATGGCATCCTAGCTCTGCGCACTCGCGATCGAAGCCTGCAAACCGAAGCGGCCCTTCGGGAAAGCGAAGAGCGTTACCGACAACTGGTGGAAATGCTCCCGGACACCATCCTGATTCACCAACAAGGCCACATTGAATATATCAACCCTGCAGGCGTCCAGCTTCTAGGGCTGAATTCCCCGATTCTTCCCCCACCACCCCGAACCGAACTGCAGACGCATCCGCACTGGGGACGCATCCGCACCCTGTGGCGGACGAGGGCGGGCAATTATCAGAAATCCTGA
- a CDS encoding N-acetyltransferase, translating to MTNDKGQMLIPGYNLRQGYFGERVLLLKFLQASYQELYPEQDFSHLRDTVADYLSRETPLWWVEVSHQRRGADVGADLHVEVAGGSPSVTSSGEPIGCLWLGNVIDQVGGTRHAHIFLVYVSPSHRRRGIGSALMAKAESWARQRGDRLISLQVFLSNQNALSLYEHQGYQPLSLFMHKSLE from the coding sequence ATGACAAATGACAAAGGACAAATGTTAATTCCGGGCTATAATCTGCGCCAGGGGTATTTCGGGGAAAGGGTTTTGCTGCTGAAGTTTTTGCAGGCAAGTTATCAAGAGCTTTACCCAGAGCAGGATTTTTCCCATTTGAGAGATACGGTGGCGGATTATTTATCCCGGGAAACGCCTTTATGGTGGGTGGAGGTCAGCCACCAGCGACGCGGAGCCGATGTAGGGGCTGACCTCCACGTGGAGGTGGCTGGGGGTTCTCCGTCTGTCACCTCCTCTGGGGAGCCGATCGGCTGTCTGTGGCTGGGGAATGTGATTGACCAGGTGGGGGGTACTCGCCATGCCCATATTTTTCTGGTTTATGTGTCTCCTTCTCACCGACGGCGGGGTATTGGTTCGGCTTTGATGGCGAAGGCGGAATCTTGGGCGAGACAACGGGGCGATCGTCTGATTAGTCTCCAAGTTTTCCTCTCTAACCAAAATGCTCTGAGTCTTTACGAACATCAGGGTTATCAACCTTTGTCTCTGTTTATGCACAAATCTCTGGAATGA
- a CDS encoding MFS transporter, translating to MIDQKSTARNPWSFVPTLYFAQGLPNIIINSVSVIIYKNLGIPNELITSGTSFLYLPWVLKMLWSPFVDVNSTKRNWILAMHLGMVGCMVAAAWALHLPNFFLISLIIFTAAAFVSATYDIAADGFYMLALTPEDQALFAGIRSVFFRLSVIFASGGLVFFAGYMTESIGLKAAWSITLGIAAVLFAIFLVYHKFILPFPSTDTRSANASAAEQTPFTEIIAAYFRQPKIAAILAFILLYRFGEAMLVKVAQLFLLDPAEKGGLGLTTQDVGLVYGTFGVISLILGGITGGAIIAKYGLKKTIWPMALALNLPDLFYVYMAYNQPPIKLVYPLVSLEQFGYGLGFTAFMVYLMYVSKGQYKTSHYAISTGIMALGLMVPGAVSGAIQTQVGYPLFFVIVCFLTIPGMLTILFLPIDEEP from the coding sequence ATGATTGACCAGAAAAGCACGGCGCGCAACCCTTGGAGTTTTGTCCCTACCCTTTATTTTGCCCAAGGGCTCCCGAACATCATTATTAATAGTGTTTCGGTGATTATCTACAAAAATTTGGGCATACCCAATGAACTCATCACCTCTGGAACCAGTTTTCTCTACCTCCCTTGGGTGCTGAAAATGTTGTGGAGTCCTTTTGTAGATGTGAACTCCACCAAAAGAAATTGGATTCTCGCCATGCACCTAGGGATGGTTGGCTGTATGGTTGCAGCCGCCTGGGCTCTGCACCTCCCGAATTTCTTTTTAATATCCCTGATCATCTTTACCGCTGCGGCTTTTGTTTCCGCTACTTATGACATCGCCGCTGATGGCTTTTATATGTTGGCGCTGACTCCAGAAGACCAAGCATTATTTGCCGGGATTCGCTCAGTTTTTTTTCGTCTGTCGGTGATTTTTGCTTCTGGGGGACTGGTCTTTTTTGCGGGCTACATGACCGAATCCATCGGTCTAAAAGCGGCTTGGTCGATTACCCTCGGCATTGCCGCCGTTCTCTTCGCGATATTTCTAGTCTATCATAAGTTTATTTTGCCTTTTCCCTCTACTGATACCAGGAGCGCTAACGCATCAGCAGCGGAACAAACACCGTTTACAGAAATTATCGCCGCTTATTTTCGCCAACCAAAAATCGCCGCTATTTTAGCCTTTATCTTGCTCTACCGCTTCGGGGAGGCGATGCTGGTCAAGGTGGCGCAACTTTTCTTATTAGACCCAGCCGAAAAGGGCGGTTTAGGACTTACCACGCAGGATGTGGGTCTAGTTTATGGCACTTTTGGCGTTATTTCCTTGATTTTAGGCGGCATTACTGGCGGGGCGATTATTGCTAAATATGGCCTAAAAAAGACTATTTGGCCTATGGCATTAGCGTTAAATTTGCCAGATTTGTTTTACGTCTATATGGCTTATAACCAGCCGCCGATTAAATTAGTTTATCCTCTGGTCTCTTTGGAACAATTCGGATATGGATTGGGCTTTACAGCTTTTATGGTTTATCTGATGTATGTTTCTAAGGGTCAGTATAAAACTTCTCACTATGCGATTTCTACGGGAATTATGGCTTTAGGGCTGATGGTGCCGGGAGCCGTGAGCGGTGCAATTCAGACCCAGGTGGGATATCCTTTGTTTTTTGTCATTGTCTGTTTTTTAACGATTCCAGGAATGCTGACGATTTTATTTTTGCCTATAGATGAGGAGCCGTAG